From a region of the Phragmites australis chromosome 21, lpPhrAust1.1, whole genome shotgun sequence genome:
- the LOC133903822 gene encoding uncharacterized protein LOC133903822: MGPTDWKDRDQPIENSRPAAAQAPLLSFRGGVASMAAEPKILELSNGRITARIASWGATITSLLVPDAHGNAADVVLGFDTLEPYMKGMSPYFGCIVGRVANRIKNGKFSLNGVEYSLPINNGPNSLHGGLKGFDKIVWDVVEHNDGECPSITFQYHSKDGEEGYPGDVTVRATYSLPEATTLRLDMEATPENKATPISLAQHTYWNLAGHNSGDILNNSIQIWGEHITPVDENTIPTGEIMPVKDTPFDFMTEHRIGECINNVPGGYDHNYVLDCGDEKNGLKHAAKLRDPSGARTLDLWTDAPGMQFYTANYVNGITGKGGAVYEKHAGVCLETQGFPNAINQPNFPSVVVQPGEKYKHTMLFEFSA; this comes from the exons ATGGGTCCCACCGATTGGAAGGATAGAGACCAGCCGATCGAGAATTCGAGACCCGCCGCAGCGCaggctcctctcctctccttccgTGGCGGCGTGGCGTCAATGGCGGCCGAGCCCAAGATCCTCGAGCTCTCCAATGGCAGGATCACCGCAAGGATCGCCAGCTGGGGCGCCACCATCACCTCCCTCCTCGTCCCCGACGCCCACG GGAATGCCGCGGATGTGGTGCTCGGATTCGACACCCTGGAGCCGTACATG AAAGGCATGTCACCTTATTTTGGCTGCATCGTTGGTCGAGTAGCAAATAGGATCAAGAATGGGAAGTTTAGTCTAAACGGAGTTGAGTATTCATTGCCCATCAACAATGGACCCAACAGCCTTCATG GTGGGTTGAAGGGATTTGACAAAATTGTGTGGGATGTCGTAGAGCATAACGATGGTGAATGCCCATCAATAACCTTTCAGTATCACAGTAAGGATGGGGAAGAAG GCTATCCGGGCGATGTGACTGTCCGGGCAACATACTCTCTTCCTGAAGCTACCACTCTAAGACTTGACATGGAAGCTACACCAGAAAACAAAGCCACTCCTATCAGCCTGGCACAGCACACTTACTGGAACCTGGCAGGCCATAACTCTGGTGACATCTTAAATAATTCGATCCAGATCTGGGGGGAACACATCACTCCCGTTGACGAAAACACAATCCCCACTGGTGAGATAATGCCTGTCAAGGACACACCCTTCGACTTCATGACAGAGCACAGAATTGGGGAGTGCATCAACAATGTTCCTGGAGGGTACGATCATAACTATGTGCTGGACTGTGGAGATGAGAAGAATGGCCTGAAGCATGCAGCCAAACTGAGAGACCCATCAGGCGCACGCACCCTGGACCTTTGGACTGATGCGCCTGGCATGCAGTTCTACACTGCGAACTATGTGAATGGCATCACTGGCAAAGGGGGTGCTGTCTATGAGAAGCATGCCGGAGTATGCTTGGAAACCCAGGGGTTCCCCAATGCCATCAACCAACCCAACTTTCCATCTGTGGTCGTGCAGCCTGGTGAGAAGTATAAGCACACAATGCTGTTTGAGTTCTCAGCCTGA